Proteins from a genomic interval of Balaenoptera musculus isolate JJ_BM4_2016_0621 chromosome 16, mBalMus1.pri.v3, whole genome shotgun sequence:
- the MSMB gene encoding beta-microseminoprotein isoform X2 produces the protein MNALLGSLVVLATLATSCNAQCYIISNQNSTPNKCKDLNGVIHPLNSKWKTENCEECTCDQGGIYCCNTAAVPVDYDTNKCQIIFNKETCTYTVVEQEDPGKTCAVSGWVL, from the exons ATG AATGCTCTTCTGGGTAGCCTCGTGGTTTTAGCCACCTTGGCGACTTCATGCAACGCCCAGTGCTATATCATATCTAATCAGAACTCTACACCTAATA AATGCAAGGATCTCAATGGAGTCATACACCCGCTGAACTCAAAGTGGAAGACTGAGAACTGTGAGGAGTGTACTTGTGACCAAGGTGGAATTTACTGTTGCAACAC TGCTGCTGTACCTGTGGATTATGACACAAACAAGTGCCAGATAATCTTCAACAAGGAGACCTGCACCTACACAGTGGTGGAACAGGAGGACCCAGGAAAGACTTGTGCTGTCAGTGGATGGGTGTTATAA
- the MSMB gene encoding beta-microseminoprotein isoform X1 — translation MQYLQGLLLITMENALLGSLVVLATLATSCNAQCYIISNQNSTPNKCKDLNGVIHPLNSKWKTENCEECTCDQGGIYCCNTAAVPVDYDTNKCQIIFNKETCTYTVVEQEDPGKTCAVSGWVL, via the exons ATGCAATACCTGCAAGGACTCCTGCTCATCACAATGGAG AATGCTCTTCTGGGTAGCCTCGTGGTTTTAGCCACCTTGGCGACTTCATGCAACGCCCAGTGCTATATCATATCTAATCAGAACTCTACACCTAATA AATGCAAGGATCTCAATGGAGTCATACACCCGCTGAACTCAAAGTGGAAGACTGAGAACTGTGAGGAGTGTACTTGTGACCAAGGTGGAATTTACTGTTGCAACAC TGCTGCTGTACCTGTGGATTATGACACAAACAAGTGCCAGATAATCTTCAACAAGGAGACCTGCACCTACACAGTGGTGGAACAGGAGGACCCAGGAAAGACTTGTGCTGTCAGTGGATGGGTGTTATAA